One genomic region from Gossypium hirsutum isolate 1008001.06 chromosome D13, Gossypium_hirsutum_v2.1, whole genome shotgun sequence encodes:
- the LOC107931182 gene encoding uncharacterized protein — protein sequence MSDAGERTCPLCAEEMDLTDQQLKPCKCGYEICVWCWHHIMDMAEKDKTEGRCPACRSAYDKEKIVGMAANCERLVAEINSGRKTKSQKAKTKSSEVRKQLSNVRVIQRNLVYIVGLPLNLADEDLLQRREYFGQYGKVLKVSMSRTAAGTIQQFPNNTCSVYITYSKEEEAIRCIQSVHVFVLDGKPLKACFGTTKYCHAWLRNMPCSNPDCLYLHEIGSQEDSFTKDEIISAYTRVQQITGTTNNMQRRAGTTLPPPVDDYCPNSSASTGKPISENAPNNMVLSSQKDSPSNGSTGRSIGLPAGASWGMRALNQPQSASLTCSNGPSKQKSDTVSSTLPFLSAVMNTNRAFALHDDAKKNLSEEIDVMYLKGKPDSLEQNTVLDSRTTAPEKPSSPDGVPTSKSLSSQISCPPVSSYNDPSSYTQSTVTSSIFDHGGKSFISSSEKGRSMSSTDGEIQSLCSDVASLTSDRNVANGHLNVVRPSSSASDHGSNSSSSSQGLQQCCTEHYREPLSSTSLGRSATSPDRVSVSKEQSDWRIVTQTQAVASSSSEIEEDILSFDNQRLKDPEVISRSNYMPNSPISLHLSNVSRSHSFQNGDACGAVSSNADAFFVDNQVSASLHLHGSSVSSLSNRYPQKYLSSSIGSGITTEGNLLVSNQEKGKQMGRFLGNAKSNTSKDTGENSIISNILSLDFDTWDESLTSPQKLAKLLGDTDQQQPNSLKLSSSGKALNGSQSRFSFARQEDSSYHPFGVESSFSVFGQMPQNHISSQDFAESRDLYLNAFGISNGFSPSSFDEYEKFTGSPSLFSSNKLSVSRAQVSAPPGFSVPSRAPPPGFSSHERVDHSFDTPGNHLMDSSSLLRNSYLAPVSGGFGGAEDVEFMDPAILAVGKGRHQGGLNNSGLDIRSNFPPQFSPYENEARVQLLMQRSLSPHQNLRHDVGDSFSSLNESYELSSRLMGQSQVNNISPYAQLPLQQSRNSHMSNGLHWDGWNEVQGGNSAGIAELLRNERLGFNKFYSGYEDSKYRMGDLYNRTFGM from the exons ATGAGTGACGCAGGAGAAAGGACCTGCCCCCTTTGCGCAGAGGAGATGGATTTGACCGATCAGCAGCTCAAGCCTTGCAAATGTGGTTACGAG ATATGTGTTTGGTGTTGGCATCATATAATGGATATGGCTGAGAAGGATAAGACTGAGGGGAGGTGCCCAGCGTGTCGTAGCGCTTATGATAAGGAAAAAATTGTAGGGATGGCAGCTAACTGTGAGAG GTTGGTTGCTGAAATTAATTCGGGGAGAAAAACGAAGTCACAAAAGGCAAAGACTAAATCATCTGAAGTAAGGAAGCAACTGAGCAATGTGCGAGTCATCCAAAGGAATCTTGTTTACATAGTTGGGCTACCGCTTAATCTGGCAGATGAAGAC CTTCTCCAACGCCGAGAATATTTTGGTCAATATGGTAAAGTTCTAAAAGTATCCATGTCTAGGACTGCTGCTGGTACCATCCAGCAATTTCCAAACAATACATGTAGTGT ATATATTACTTACTCAAAAGAGGAGGAAGCAATTCGTTGTATCCAATCTGTACATGTGTTTGTCTTGGATGGCAAACCATTAAA GGCATGCTTTGGTACAACAAAGTATTGTCATGCATGGCTGAGAAATATG CCTTGCAGCAATCCTGATTGTCTATATTTGCACGAGATTGGTTCTCAAGAGGATAGTTTCACAAAAGATGAGATTATATCAGCATACACAAG GGTTCAACAAATAACTGGTACAACAAACAATATGCAACGGCGTGCTGGGACTACGTTACCTCCCCCGGTGGATGATTATTGCCCCAACAGTTCTGCTTCTACAGGAAAACCCATTTCTGAAAATGCTCCTAAT AATATGGTATTGAGCAGTCAAAAAGATTCTCCCTCAAATGGAAGCACTGGTAGATCTATTGGTCTTCCTGCTGGAGCCTCATG GGGAATGCGTGCTTTAAATCAGCCACAATCGGCCAGTTTAACATGTTCAAATGGACCTTCTAAGCAGAAATCTGATACAGTTAGCAGCACGTTACCATTTCTATCTGCAGTAATGAACACAAATCGGGCTTTTGCATTACATGATGATGCTAAAAAGAACCTGTCTGAGGAGATTGATGTTATGTATTTGAAGGGTAAACCTGATTCTTTAGAACAAAATACTGTTTTAGATTCTCGAACTACTGCTCCAGAGAAACCTTCTTCACCTGATGGAGTTCCTACTTCTAAATCATTAAGCAGCCAGATATCTTGTCCTCCAGTATCCAGTTATAATGACCCGAGCTCTTATACACAATCAACTGTTACAAGCTCTATCTTTGACCATGGTGGGAAGTCTTTTATTTCCTCCAGTGAGAAAGGAAGGAGTATGTCCTCTACTGATGGGGAGATACAGAGCTTGTGCTCTGATGTTGCATCCTTGACCTCAGATAGGAATGTCGCGAATGGACATTTAAATGTAGTTAGACCTAGCAGTTCAGCTTCCGATCATGGATCAAACAGCTCTTCTAGCAGTCAGGGGTTACAGCAATGTTGTACTGAGCACTACCGGGAACCTTTAAGTTCCACATCCCTTGGGAGATCTGCAACATCTCCCGATAGGGTGTCTGTTTCGAAAGAGCAGTCTGATTGGAGAATTGTTACTCAAACTCAAGCAGTGGCAAGTTCAAGTTCTGAAATTGAGGAAGACATATTGTCTTTTGATAATCAAAGACTCAAGGATCCAGAAGTTATTAGCCGTTCAAATTATATGCCTAATTCACCAATTTCACTGCATTTATCAAATGTTTCTAGGTCCCATTCTTTCCAAAATGGTGATGCTTGTGGTGCTGTTAGTTCGAATGCTGATGCTTTCTTTGTAGATAATCAAGTTAGTGCTAGTTTACATCTTCATGGATCAAGTGTTTCATCTTTATCAAATAGATACCCTCAGAAGTACTTAAGTAGTAGTATTGGTTCTGGTATTACCACTGAAGGCAACCTTCTGGTTTCAAATCAAGAGAAAGGGAAACAGATGGGAAGATTCCTTGGTAATGCTAAGAGCAACACTTCCAAAGATACAGGGGAGAACAGCATAATTTCAAACATATTGTCATTAGATTTTGATACATGGGATGAGTCCCTTACTTCACCTCAGAAATTGGCTAAACTGTTGGGTGACACTGACCAGCAGCAGCCCAATTCTCTCAAATTATCTAGCTCTGGGAAGGCTCTGAATGGCAGTCAGTCCAGATTCTCATTTGCAAGACAGGAAGATTCTAGTTATCATCCTTTTGGTGTTGAGTCCTCGTTTAGTGTTTTTGGGCAAATGCCACAGAACCACATTTCTAGCCAAGATTTTGCTGAAAGCAGGGATCTCTATCTGAATGCATTTGGAATTTCTAATGGGTTTTCTCCAAGTAGTTTTGATGAATATGAGAAGTTTACTGGCAGTCCTTCACTTTTCTCTTCTAATAAGCTTTCTG TTTCAAGAGCTCAAGTGTCAGCCCCACCTGGATTCTCTGTTCCTAGCAGGGCTCCACCTCCAGGCTTTTCTTCTCATGAGAGAGTAGACCACAGTTTTGACACACCCG gaAATCACTTGATGGACTCTTCATCCCTGTTACGAAATTCGTATCTGGCTCCAGTTAGTGGTGGTTTTGGTGGCGCCGAGGATGTAGAATTTATGGATCCAGCAATTTTGGCAGTTGGTAAGGGTAGACATCAAGGAGGGCTCAACAATTCAGGCTTAGATATTAGATCAAATTTTCCTCCACAGTTTAGTCCCTACGAAAATGAAGCCAGAGTTCAGCTATTGATGCAGAGATCTCTTTCTCCTCATCAGAACCTAAGACACGATGTCGGGGATAGCTTTTCTTCACTTAATGAATCTTATGAACTTTCTTCTAGGCTAATGGGTCAATCACAAGTGAACAATATATCCCCATATGCACAGTTGCCTCTCCAACAGTCGAGGAATTCACATATGTCAAATGGGCTTCATTGGGATGGATGGAATGAGGTCCAAGGTGGAAACAGTGCTGGCATCGCTGAGCTCCTAAGAAACGAGAGATTGGGATTTAACAAGTTTTATTCTGGTTATGAAGATTCAAAGTACAGGATGGGTGATCTGTATAACAGAACATTCGGGATGTAA
- the LOC107952958 gene encoding L-ascorbate peroxidase 1, cytosolic, translating to MEVMPKSYPVVSEDYKKAIENARGKLRGLIAEKNCAPIIVRLAWHSAGTFDWKTNTGGPFGTMKHAAELAHKANTGLDIAINLLEPIKEQFPIISYADFYQLAGVVAVEVTGGPEIPFHPGRPDKEEVPPEGRLPSATDGADRLREIFINQMGLTDKDIVALSGAHTLGRCHKDRSGFDGAWTTNPLTFDNSYFKELLSGTGADIMQLPSDKVLVSDPVFRPFVEKYAADEGEFFADYANAHLRLSELGFADD from the exons ATGGAGGTTATGCCTAAAAGTTATCCGGTCGTGAGCGAGGATTACAAGAAAGCCATTGAAAATGCGAGGGGGAAGCTCAGAGGTCTCATCGCTGAGAAGAATTGTGCTCCGATCATAGTCCGTTTAGC GTGGCACTCAGCTGGAACTTTTGATTGGAAGACCAATACCGGAGGTCCGTTCGGTACCATGAAGCATGCCGCTGAGCTTGCACACAAGGCTAACACCGGTCTCGATATTGCCATCAATCTTCTCGAGCCGATCAAAGAGCAGTTTCCTATCATCTCTTACGCAGACTTTTATCAg CTTGCCGGCGTCGTCGCTGTTGAGGTCACCGGTGGACCTGAAATTCCCTTCCATCCCGGAAGACCG GACAAGGAGGAAGTACCACCTGAGGGCCGTCTTCCTAGTGCTACCGATG GAGCGGATCGTTTGAGGGAGATCTTTATTAATCAAATGGGTTTAACCGATAAGGATATTGTTGCCCTTTCTGGTGCCCACACGCTG GGAAGGTGCCATAAGGACCGGTCTGGATTTGATGGAGCATGGACTACCAACCCACTTACCTTCGATAATTCTTATTTCAA GGAGCTATTGTCCGGAACGGGGGCAGATATTATGCAGCTGCCATCCGACAAAGTTCTCGTCTCTGACCCAGTGTTCCGTCCATTCGTTGAGAAATATGCTGCT GATGAGGGTGAATTCTTTGCTGATTACGCTAATGCTCACTTAAGGCTCTCTGAGCTAGG ATTTGCTGATGACTAA
- the LOC121225015 gene encoding uncharacterized protein, which yields MTSLSNSSTRKITLMLSRTIPATLSSVAVWPSFSDRFVVAFVRFFVFNSHRLDGERGLYARFCVQLDIEKPLPKSITVDCFHQSICYEGISQLCSHCGRIDHSSLACPTNIAKISIDQPAPSPALVTPSSSTEEYGSTKEAAQKENIPTSGCRLWTLSATFHIGWSMFSERAIVLQTHWHAKAATQLFSKIYSLGTNRLPLLYLL from the exons ATGACTTCATTGTCAAATTCCTCAACAAGGAAGATTACTCTAATGTTATCAAGAACGATCCCCG CTACTTTATCCTCAGTGGCGGTTTGGCCAAGCTTCTCCGACAGATTCGTCGTAGCATTTGTCCGCTTCTTCGTATTCAATAGTCACAGGTTAGACGGGGAAAGAGGACTTTATGCCAGATTTTGTGTCCAGTTAGATATAGAGAAGCCATTGCCAAAGTCCATTACCGTCGACTGTTTTCATCAGTCCATTTGCTACGAGGGCATCAGCCAACTTTGTTCCCATTGTGGGCGTATTGATCATTCATCTTTGGCATGTCCTACCAATATTGCTAAAATCTCCATCGATCAGCCAGCTCCTTCTCCGGCTCTGGTTACTCCATCGTCTTCTACAGAGGAGTATGGTTCAACGAAAGAAGCCGCCCAAAAAGAAAACATCCCCACCAGCGGCTGCCGCCTCTG GACTCTATCGGCGACCTTCCACATCGGTTGGTCCATGTTTTCAGAGAGAGCAATCGTTTTGCAGACGCATTGGCACGCAAAGGCAGCAACCCAACTTTTCTCCAAAATTTATTCTCTCGGGACTAATCGCTTGCCTTTGTTATATTTACTTTGA